One window of Chryseobacterium indologenes genomic DNA carries:
- a CDS encoding SusC/RagA family TonB-linked outer membrane protein — protein sequence MKQSNLKYSCLIAALYFGMNVNAQTTPKDTTAKEQKIEEVVLIGYGSQKKENVTGSIGMVSAKDLADKPNANPISSIQGKLSGVQVLNSGTPGSSPRVDIRGVGSLTGKTVFIVDGMITDDISFLGPQDIESMSVLKDPSSLAIFGARAANGAVIIKTKTGRGKPIFNFNSYLGIKKVTNVPKMTNSDQYIELYNEKLMNDNGNLNGAISRANFPADTDWFNEIFRTSIINSNDFSASGSLGKLNYYASIGNLQDEGNIAAGQGINSGSGFNRLNTKLNLSYKITDNLTIGNNFTFSKMRTDQAKNPLLNAYNAPPIFSVMNPGTGDYQFFNGYSIPNPRAVLDLYRSQNRQERLLNNVWAEYKFLQDFTLRVSYTTDNYNTNLYEYTPTFNYVPVSDQKPNKLITRDSRNRNYIWDNTLSWKKSLGDHNLEILAGFSRTRNSYSQTYLEALNVNYDGTNASMNIFNGTNIIMVDYDRVGFDVVPYQDRIESMFARVNYDYKGKYLINGSVRRDGTSKYSSGDRHRVFPAVSAGWVISKENFMSNQNVFSLLKLRASWGKLGNPDVTRAYTLRTTILKEGAYYGDSGAPAQTIDQVIDPSIGWETTTGRDIGLEMGLFNNKLKIDATYFDKDTKDVVYGVTQGTVSGASNWRNFVTNAYSFNNKGFEVSVNYDTKISEKVKLGVYGNLTTLKNKITSVYQGSYLETGASLFGNSIVRLQNGQSVGAYYGYEVTGVFQTDAEAAASGQTGAKAGWLKFADVDGNGVIDTRDKTFLGSPIPKGTYGFGVNLSVHDFDIAVDFQGVFGNKIYNYNREQRYGNENWDLDFYNNRWHGAGTSNAYPMTTNNQSIILPSSFFVEDGSYFRIRNITVGYNLPKDFAKSLLLTKFRLYLSAQNPWTSFKYNGFSPEIVNTDRVQMGVDNNIYPISAIYTIGMNLTF from the coding sequence ATGAAACAAAGTAATTTAAAGTATTCATGTCTCATTGCTGCTTTGTACTTCGGTATGAACGTCAATGCTCAGACTACTCCAAAAGATACTACTGCCAAAGAGCAGAAGATCGAGGAGGTAGTTTTGATCGGATATGGATCTCAGAAAAAAGAAAACGTTACCGGAAGTATCGGAATGGTTTCTGCAAAGGACCTTGCCGATAAACCTAACGCTAACCCAATAAGCTCAATACAAGGTAAATTATCTGGTGTACAGGTTCTGAATTCTGGTACGCCGGGAAGTTCCCCGAGAGTAGATATCAGAGGGGTAGGTTCGCTGACTGGTAAAACAGTATTTATTGTTGATGGAATGATCACTGATGACATCTCTTTCCTTGGTCCTCAGGATATCGAATCTATGAGTGTACTGAAAGACCCTTCCAGTTTAGCAATCTTCGGAGCAAGAGCCGCTAATGGAGCTGTAATTATTAAAACAAAAACAGGGAGAGGGAAGCCGATATTCAATTTCAATTCTTATTTAGGAATCAAGAAAGTTACCAATGTTCCTAAAATGACTAATTCTGATCAGTATATTGAGCTTTATAACGAAAAGCTGATGAATGATAACGGGAATCTTAATGGTGCGATTTCCAGAGCTAATTTCCCTGCTGATACAGATTGGTTTAATGAGATTTTCAGAACAAGTATCATTAATTCTAATGATTTCTCCGCTTCCGGAAGCTTAGGAAAGCTTAATTATTATGCAAGCATAGGAAATCTACAGGATGAAGGAAATATTGCTGCGGGACAGGGTATTAATTCAGGTTCAGGATTTAACAGACTTAATACAAAATTAAATCTTAGTTATAAGATTACGGATAACCTTACTATCGGGAATAATTTCACATTCTCTAAAATGCGTACCGATCAGGCAAAAAACCCTTTACTGAACGCTTATAATGCACCTCCTATTTTCTCTGTGATGAATCCGGGGACAGGAGACTATCAGTTCTTTAACGGGTATTCTATTCCTAACCCACGTGCTGTTTTAGATCTATACCGTTCTCAAAACAGACAGGAGAGGTTATTGAATAATGTATGGGCTGAATATAAATTCTTGCAGGACTTTACTTTAAGAGTAAGCTATACAACGGACAATTATAATACAAATCTTTACGAATATACTCCTACATTTAATTATGTTCCTGTTTCTGATCAGAAGCCTAATAAGCTGATTACAAGAGATTCAAGAAATAGAAATTATATCTGGGACAATACGTTAAGCTGGAAAAAATCATTAGGAGATCATAACCTGGAAATTCTTGCCGGTTTTTCCAGAACAAGAAATTCTTATTCCCAAACGTATTTAGAAGCACTTAATGTTAATTATGACGGAACCAATGCTTCGATGAATATTTTTAACGGGACCAATATTATTATGGTTGATTATGACAGAGTAGGATTTGATGTAGTCCCTTATCAGGATAGAATTGAATCTATGTTTGCCAGAGTGAATTATGATTATAAAGGAAAATATCTGATCAATGGATCGGTTCGTAGAGACGGTACTTCAAAATATTCTTCAGGAGACAGACACAGGGTATTCCCAGCGGTAAGTGCCGGATGGGTTATTTCCAAGGAGAACTTTATGAGTAATCAGAATGTATTCAGTCTTTTGAAGTTAAGAGCAAGCTGGGGTAAATTGGGTAATCCCGATGTAACAAGAGCTTATACTTTAAGAACTACAATTCTTAAAGAAGGTGCATATTATGGAGATTCAGGAGCGCCTGCACAGACTATAGATCAGGTGATTGACCCAAGCATAGGGTGGGAAACTACAACGGGTAGAGATATCGGTTTAGAAATGGGATTATTCAATAACAAATTGAAAATTGATGCAACCTATTTTGATAAAGATACTAAAGATGTAGTATATGGTGTTACACAAGGAACGGTTTCGGGAGCAAGTAACTGGAGAAATTTTGTTACTAATGCCTATTCATTCAATAACAAAGGTTTTGAAGTTTCAGTAAATTATGACACCAAAATTTCTGAAAAAGTGAAATTAGGAGTATATGGTAACCTTACTACTCTTAAAAATAAAATTACATCTGTATACCAAGGTTCATACCTTGAAACAGGAGCAAGTTTATTTGGGAATTCTATTGTAAGACTGCAAAACGGACAGTCTGTAGGAGCATATTATGGATATGAGGTAACTGGGGTATTCCAGACTGATGCAGAAGCTGCTGCTTCCGGTCAAACCGGAGCAAAAGCGGGATGGCTAAAATTTGCTGATGTAGACGGAAACGGAGTTATTGACACCAGAGATAAAACATTCTTAGGAAGCCCGATTCCAAAAGGAACTTATGGATTCGGAGTTAATTTAAGTGTTCATGATTTTGATATTGCTGTAGACTTCCAAGGGGTATTCGGTAACAAAATTTATAACTATAACCGTGAACAGCGTTATGGAAATGAAAACTGGGATCTTGATTTCTACAACAACAGATGGCATGGGGCAGGAACTTCCAATGCGTATCCGATGACTACCAACAACCAGTCCATTATTCTTCCAAGCAGTTTCTTTGTGGAAGATGGAAGCTATTTCAGAATCAGAAATATTACAGTAGGATATAACCTGCCTAAAGACTTTGCAAAATCTTTATTGCTTACTAAATTTAGATTGTATTTAAGTGCTCAGAACCCTTGGACAAGCTTTAAATATAATGGATTCTCGCCAGAGATTGTAAATACGGACAGAGTGCAAATGGGGGTTGATAATAATATTTATCCAATTTCAGCCATTTATACAATCGGTATGAACTTAACATTTTAA
- a CDS encoding DUF4197 family protein, with protein sequence MKKYIIAAALIIGTGAVITTSVQSCTSLATSDMGLSIIKRILLNGIDKGMGIYGNKEAFLQNNMVDKALPKELRDINSTLEKIAPSLVAKERDYIAQAAAYTVNTSKPILQDAVNSLNAQDVTRIMQGTTATQVLKEKTSQQLIAAIAPKVDEKLNEYGIVKTINTALSGSNFLGSLLGGNKNTVNSGGLSQLASEQLVNGLFNIIEDYEHQNSKSLLGPFGK encoded by the coding sequence ATGAAAAAATATATCATTGCAGCCGCTCTTATCATAGGAACCGGTGCTGTTATTACCACCAGTGTGCAATCTTGCACATCACTAGCCACATCCGATATGGGGCTTTCTATTATAAAAAGGATTCTGCTTAATGGTATTGATAAAGGAATGGGCATTTACGGGAACAAAGAAGCTTTTCTGCAGAATAATATGGTAGATAAGGCACTTCCCAAAGAGCTGAGAGATATCAATTCTACGCTGGAAAAGATTGCTCCTTCACTGGTAGCCAAAGAAAGAGATTATATAGCACAGGCAGCAGCTTATACTGTGAATACTTCAAAACCCATTTTACAGGATGCTGTTAACAGTCTGAATGCTCAGGATGTCACCAGAATTATGCAGGGAACTACCGCAACACAGGTTCTGAAAGAGAAAACATCCCAACAGCTTATCGCAGCAATCGCTCCCAAAGTGGATGAGAAACTGAATGAATATGGAATTGTAAAAACCATCAATACAGCGTTATCAGGAAGCAATTTCCTGGGCAGTCTTTTAGGAGGAAATAAAAACACGGTCAATTCCGGTGGATTGAGCCAGCTGGCTTCTGAACAACTGGTGAATGGGTTATTCAATATCATTGAAGATTATGAGCATCAGAACTCTAAATCTCTCTTGGGACCATTTGGAAAATAG
- a CDS encoding DUF493 family protein — protein MDILQGNQHANPEDFYKSLKDKLEGHHDFPEDYLFKFIIPTDQSKLTEIYRVFDGIKFTLGNRESKNGKYTACNINAFVLDADQVVNIYKEVAKIEGVILL, from the coding sequence ATGGATATATTACAAGGAAATCAACACGCAAATCCCGAAGATTTTTACAAATCTTTGAAGGATAAACTGGAGGGTCATCATGATTTTCCGGAAGATTATTTATTTAAATTTATTATTCCTACAGACCAGTCAAAGCTTACTGAAATATACAGAGTTTTTGACGGCATTAAATTTACACTGGGAAACCGCGAAAGTAAAAATGGAAAATACACGGCCTGCAATATCAATGCATTTGTTTTGGATGCAGATCAGGTTGTGAATATTTATAAAGAAGTAGCAAAAATAGAAGGCGTTATTCTATTGTAA